In Primulina huaijiensis isolate GDHJ02 chromosome 6, ASM1229523v2, whole genome shotgun sequence, a single window of DNA contains:
- the LOC140979965 gene encoding amino acid permease 8-like isoform X1, producing the protein MRFVDESIQIEACESALEVQKIAGTAELDDDGKPRRTGNVWTASAHIITTVVGSGVLSLAWGMAQLGWIAGVATLLVFSGITLYTSSFLADCYRSPVTGKRNYTYKEIIKNNLGGTMYVACIVAQYALLCGAVVGYTITTSISMVAIKKSNCFHKRGHEASSSVSYNPYVIGMGILEIFLSQIPNFHKLSMLSVVAAVMSFGYSSIGVGLALAKVISGKGEKTTLTGVEVGKGISAADKTWRTFRAFGDIAFAYAYSPVFVEIQDTLKASPPENEVMKRANIVAVATTTTFYLMCGCLGYAAFGNNAAGNMLTGFGFYEPFWLVDLANACIVLHLVGAYQVISQPIFSAVESCVIGRWPKSDFVTKEYGIGSGKNSQCKCSINLLRLVWRSSFVMLATFLAMMMPFFNDVLALLGAIGYWPLGVYFPIQIHIVKSKMRTKTWSWLGLQLINSVCFVVAVAAACGSIQGINKSLKKYKPSEVKG; encoded by the exons ATGAGGTTTGTGGATGAAAGTATTCAAATTGAGGCTTGTGAATCAGCCTTGGAGGTTCAGAAAATTGCCGGTACTGCAGAATTAGATGATGATGGAAAGCCCAGAAGAACAG GTAATGTTTGGACTGCAAGTGCACACATAATTACTACAGTTGTAGGCTCTGGGGTCCTCTCCCTAGCCTGGGGTATGGCACAGCTTGGATGGATCGCCGGAGTCGCCACCCTGCTCGTTTTTTCGGGAATCACATTGTACACTTCCAGTTTCCTGGCAGATTGCTACCGATCTCCAGTCACCGGAAAACGAAACTATACTTATAAAGAAATTATCAAAAACAACCTAG GTGGAACGATGTATGTGGCTTGTATAGTGGCTCAGTATGCTCTCCTTTGTGGAGCTGTGGTAGGGTATACCATCACAACATCAATAAGCATGGT GGCAATCAAGAAGTCGAACTGCTTTCACAAAAGGGGCCATGAAGCTTCGTCCAGTGTCTCATACAATCCATATGTGATTGGAATGggaattcttgaaatatttttgtCTCAAATTCCAAACTTCCACAAGTTATCTATGCTCTCTGTCGTTGCAGCTGTTATGTCTTTTGGGTATTCGTCTATTGGCGTAGGACTCGCCCTTGCAAAAGTAATTTCCG GAAAAGGAGAAAAGACCACCCTAACCGGAGTCGAGGTTGGAAAAGGTATATCAGCAGCAGATAAAACCTGGAGAACTTTCAGAGCATTTGGTGATATTGCATTCGCTTACGCTTATTCTCCAGTTTTTGTAGAAATACAG GATACGCTTAAGGCGTCCCCTCCTGAAAACGAAGTGATGAAAAGGGCCAACATTGTGGCAGTGGCAACTACAACAACATTCTACTTAATGTGTGGCTGCCTCGGTTATGCTGCATTTGGGAACAATGCAGCTGGGAATATGCTCACAGGGTTTGGATTTTATGAGCCATTCTGGTTGGTCGATTTGGCAAATGCATGCATTGTGTTGCATCTGGTTGGAGCATATCAG GTAATATCACAACCAATATTTAGCGCGGTCGAATCTTGTGTCATTGGGAGATGGCCTAAGTCAGATTTTGTAACAAAAGAGTACGGCATAGGAAGTGGCAAGAACTCACAATGTAAGTGTAGCATCAACCTTTTGAGGCTGGTGTGGAGAAGTTCTTTTGTTATGCTTGCCACGTTTCTAGCCATGATGATGCCCTTCTTCAACGACGTTCTGGCTCTTCTTGGAGCAATTGGATACTGGCCTCTGGGTGTATATTTTCCGATACAAATACACATTGTGAAGTCCAAGATGAGAACGAAGA
- the LOC140979965 gene encoding amino acid permease 8-like isoform X2 has product MRFVDESIQIEACESALEVQKIAGTAELDDDGKPRRTGNVWTASAHIITTVVGSGVLSLAWGMAQLGWIAGVATLLVFSGITLYTSSFLADCYRSPVTGKRNYTYKEIIKNNLGGTMYVACIVAQYALLCGAVVGYTITTSISMVAIKKSNCFHKRGHEASSSVSYNPYVIGMGILEIFLSQIPNFHKLSMLSVVAAVMSFGYSSIGVGLALAKVISGKGEKTTLTGVEVGKGISAADKTWRTFRAFGDIAFAYAYSPVFVEIQDTLKASPPENEVMKRANIVAVATTTTFYLMCGCLGYAAFGNNAAGNMLTGFGFYEPFWLVDLANACIVLHLVGAYQVISQPIFSAVESCVIGRWPKSDFVTKEYGIGSGKNSQLAAACGSIQGINKSLKKYKPSEVKG; this is encoded by the exons ATGAGGTTTGTGGATGAAAGTATTCAAATTGAGGCTTGTGAATCAGCCTTGGAGGTTCAGAAAATTGCCGGTACTGCAGAATTAGATGATGATGGAAAGCCCAGAAGAACAG GTAATGTTTGGACTGCAAGTGCACACATAATTACTACAGTTGTAGGCTCTGGGGTCCTCTCCCTAGCCTGGGGTATGGCACAGCTTGGATGGATCGCCGGAGTCGCCACCCTGCTCGTTTTTTCGGGAATCACATTGTACACTTCCAGTTTCCTGGCAGATTGCTACCGATCTCCAGTCACCGGAAAACGAAACTATACTTATAAAGAAATTATCAAAAACAACCTAG GTGGAACGATGTATGTGGCTTGTATAGTGGCTCAGTATGCTCTCCTTTGTGGAGCTGTGGTAGGGTATACCATCACAACATCAATAAGCATGGT GGCAATCAAGAAGTCGAACTGCTTTCACAAAAGGGGCCATGAAGCTTCGTCCAGTGTCTCATACAATCCATATGTGATTGGAATGggaattcttgaaatatttttgtCTCAAATTCCAAACTTCCACAAGTTATCTATGCTCTCTGTCGTTGCAGCTGTTATGTCTTTTGGGTATTCGTCTATTGGCGTAGGACTCGCCCTTGCAAAAGTAATTTCCG GAAAAGGAGAAAAGACCACCCTAACCGGAGTCGAGGTTGGAAAAGGTATATCAGCAGCAGATAAAACCTGGAGAACTTTCAGAGCATTTGGTGATATTGCATTCGCTTACGCTTATTCTCCAGTTTTTGTAGAAATACAG GATACGCTTAAGGCGTCCCCTCCTGAAAACGAAGTGATGAAAAGGGCCAACATTGTGGCAGTGGCAACTACAACAACATTCTACTTAATGTGTGGCTGCCTCGGTTATGCTGCATTTGGGAACAATGCAGCTGGGAATATGCTCACAGGGTTTGGATTTTATGAGCCATTCTGGTTGGTCGATTTGGCAAATGCATGCATTGTGTTGCATCTGGTTGGAGCATATCAG GTAATATCACAACCAATATTTAGCGCGGTCGAATCTTGTGTCATTGGGAGATGGCCTAAGTCAGATTTTGTAACAAAAGAGTACGGCATAGGAAGTGGCAAGAACTCACAAT
- the LOC140979964 gene encoding amino acid permease 8-like — translation MRFVDESMQIEACESALEIRKIASTAEFDDDGKHRRTGNVWSASAHIITAVIGSGVLSLAWGMAQLGWIAGVATLLVFSGITLYTSSFLADCYRSPVTGKRNYTYKEIVKNNLGGTMYVACIVAQYALLCGAVVGYTITTSISMVAIKKSNCFHKRGHEASSSVSYNPYVIGMGILEIFLSQIPNFHKLSMLSVVAAVMSFGYSSIGVGLALAKVISGKGEKTTLSGVEIGIGISAADKTWRMFRAFGDIAFAYAYSQVLVEIQDTLKASPPENEVMKRANIVAVATTTTFYLMCGCLGYAAFGNNAAGNMLTGFGFYEPFWLVDLANAFIVLHLVGAYQVYSQPVFSAVESWAIGRWPNSDFVTKEYGIGSGKNSQCKCGFNLLRLVWRSSFVMLATFLAIMLPFFNDVLALLGAIGYWPLVVYFPIQLHIVKSKIRTRTWSWLGLQLINSVCLVVAVAAACGSIQGINESLKKYKPFEVKE, via the exons ATGAGGTTTGTGGATGAAAGTATGCAAATTGAGGCTTGTGAATCAGCTTTGGAGATTCGGAAAATTGCCAGTACTGCAGAATTTGATGATGATGGAAAGCACAGAAGAACAG GAAATGTTTGGTCGGCAAGTGCACACATAATTACAGCAGTTATAGGCTCTGGGGTCCTCTCGCTAGCCTGGGGTATGGCGCAGCTTGGATGGATCGCCGGAGTCGCCACCCTGCTCGTTTTTTCGGGAATCACATTGTACACTTCCAGTTTCCTGGCAGATTGCTACCGATCTCCAGTCACCGGAAAACGAAACTATACTTATAAAGAAATTGTCAAAAACAACCTAG GTGGAACGATGTACGTGGCTTGTATAGTGGCTCAGTATGCTCTCCTTTGTGGAGCTGTGGTAGGGTATACCATCACAACATCAATAAGCATGGT GGCAATCAAGAAGTCGAACTGCTTTCACAAAAGGGGCCATGAAGCTTCGTCCAGTGTCTCATACAATCCATATGTGATTGGAATGggaattcttgaaatatttttgtCTCAAATTCCAAACTTCCACAAGTTATCTATGCTCTCTGTTGTTGCAGCTGTTATGTCTTTCGGGTATTCGTCTATTGGCGTAGGACTCGCCCTTGCAAAAGTCATTTCTG GTAAAGGAGAAAAGACCACCCTATCCGGTGTCGAGATTGGGATAGGTATATCAGCAGCAGATAAAACCTGGAGAATGTTCAGAGCATTTGGTGATATTGCATTCGCTTACGCTTATTCTCAAGTTTTGGTGGAAATACAG GATACGCTTAAGGCGTCCCCTCCTGAAAACGAAGTGATGAAAAGGGCCAACATTGTGGCAGTGGCAACTACAACAACATTCTACTTAATGTGTGGCTGCCTCGGTTATGCTGCATTTGGGAACAATGCAGCTGGGAATATGCTCACAGGGTTTGGATTTTACGAGCCATTCTGGTTGGTGGATTTGGCGAATGCATTCATTGTGTTGCATCTGGTTGGAGCATATCAG GTATATTCACAGCCAGTATTTAGCGCGGTGGAATCTTGGGCCATAGGGAGATGGCCTAACTCAGATTTTGTAACAAAAGAGTACGGTATAGGAAGTGGCAAGAACTCACAATGTAAGTGTGGCTTCAACCTTTTGAGACTGGTGTGGAGGAGTTCTTTTGTTATGCTTGCAACGTTTCTAGCAATAATGCTGCCCTTCTTCAATGACGTTCTGGCTCTTCTTGGAGCTATTGGATACTGGCCTCTGGTTGTATATTTTCCTATACAACTGCACATTGTGAAGTCCAAAATCAGAACGAGGACATGGAGTTGGCTCGGTCTTCAACTAATAAACTCGGTTTGTTTGGTAGTTGCAGTGGCTGCAGCCTGCGGCTCCATTCAAGGAATCAACGAGAGTCTCAAAAAATACAAGCCCTTCGAGGTCAAGGAATAG